The following are encoded in a window of Deinococcus sedimenti genomic DNA:
- a CDS encoding PulJ/GspJ family protein gives MRGTAGREGLTLIEILIALAIMGVVLVLITNWQTSTLNITTRTNATGRGLSELNDLTGYVGDRVRAALRVRVATSGLTVNSGGGNACSATQPCLAVVLPDASPTTGVVTKYVLYVYRMQPRSEVTLDKVPDAWAESNVQVLREYRSGDSATTPVNCVPAAGETFETASGPGCAAMRDLAGLTSLGGFNPYLVSDYLTPADQLPGGGAPFSWDSTTRSVTLRVQFRQQAGGRVTTLPPTQAYALNVRARNVP, from the coding sequence ATGAGGGGAACTGCGGGGCGTGAGGGCCTGACCCTGATCGAGATCCTGATTGCCCTGGCGATCATGGGAGTGGTGCTGGTGCTCATCACGAACTGGCAGACCAGCACCCTGAACATCACCACTCGGACCAACGCCACCGGGCGCGGTCTGAGTGAACTGAACGACCTGACCGGCTACGTGGGCGACCGGGTGCGCGCCGCGCTGCGCGTGCGCGTGGCGACCTCTGGCCTGACCGTGAATTCCGGCGGTGGGAACGCCTGCTCGGCCACGCAGCCGTGCCTGGCCGTGGTACTGCCCGACGCCAGCCCGACGACGGGAGTCGTCACGAAGTACGTCCTGTACGTGTACCGCATGCAGCCCCGGTCGGAGGTCACACTGGACAAGGTGCCGGACGCCTGGGCGGAGAGCAACGTGCAGGTGCTGCGCGAGTATCGCAGCGGGGACTCCGCCACCACACCCGTGAACTGCGTACCTGCCGCTGGGGAGACGTTCGAGACGGCCAGCGGGCCGGGTTGCGCGGCCATGCGCGACCTCGCCGGGCTGACCTCATTGGGCGGGTTCAATCCGTACCTCGTGTCGGACTACCTGACGCCAGCCGACCAACTGCCGGGCGGCGGAGCGCCGTTCAGCTGGGACAGCACCACGAGATCCGTCACGCTGCGGGTGCAGTTCCGTCAACAGGCCGGTGGGCGCGTGACGACCCTGCCGCCCACGCAGGCCTACGCGCTGAACGTCCGTGCGCGGAACGTTCCCTGA
- a CDS encoding peptidase C39 family protein, which translates to MKRGSLLPALVLSASLLAPGAEALTMTYPNSTTTIHEQPGDWAGGEGRGALAGAAGLSLAPGATSGTWTSAPIRVPAFDELIPSWNAVTPARGSVSVEVRAQNAGGWTRWFSFGTWSDAGDRASLDGQKDRAGQVLTDTLRLTAKASAVQYRVTLRGAGTGVQLVALNTSDRARRSEALGAPGNRAAWGKEVRVPQRSQMLYPDGGEVWCSPTSVSMILAKHGVNVTVPDAARGTFDRAYDGTGNWAFNAAYAGARGMRSVVLRLPSLAAAETFTAQGTPLAVSLGWKAGELPGAPLPTSGGHLMVLTGFDPQGNPVLNDPAAPSDALVRRTYPRAAFERLWLGHSGGVAYLITPR; encoded by the coding sequence ATGAAACGCGGCTCCCTCCTGCCGGCCCTCGTTCTTTCAGCGTCCCTGCTCGCGCCGGGCGCGGAGGCCCTGACGATGACGTACCCGAACTCCACCACCACCATCCACGAGCAGCCCGGCGACTGGGCTGGCGGCGAGGGACGCGGCGCGCTCGCCGGGGCGGCGGGCCTGAGCCTCGCGCCGGGCGCGACGAGCGGCACCTGGACGTCCGCACCGATCCGCGTGCCCGCCTTCGACGAACTGATTCCCTCGTGGAACGCCGTGACGCCCGCTCGCGGCAGCGTCAGCGTGGAGGTCCGCGCGCAGAACGCGGGGGGCTGGACCCGCTGGTTCAGTTTCGGCACCTGGAGCGACGCCGGGGACCGCGCCAGCCTGGACGGGCAGAAGGACCGCGCCGGGCAGGTCCTGACCGACACGCTGCGCCTGACCGCCAAGGCCAGCGCCGTGCAATACCGCGTGACTCTGCGCGGCGCCGGGACCGGCGTGCAGCTCGTGGCGCTGAACACCAGTGACCGCGCCCGCCGCAGCGAGGCGCTGGGCGCACCCGGCAACCGCGCCGCGTGGGGCAAGGAGGTCCGGGTGCCGCAGCGGTCCCAGATGCTGTACCCGGACGGCGGGGAGGTCTGGTGCAGTCCCACCAGCGTCTCGATGATCCTGGCGAAGCACGGCGTGAACGTCACGGTGCCCGACGCGGCGCGCGGCACCTTCGACCGCGCGTACGACGGGACCGGCAACTGGGCGTTCAACGCCGCGTACGCCGGGGCGCGCGGCATGCGGTCAGTGGTGCTGCGCCTGCCCAGCCTCGCCGCCGCCGAGACCTTCACCGCGCAGGGCACCCCGCTGGCCGTCAGCCTCGGCTGGAAGGCCGGGGAACTGCCGGGCGCACCGCTGCCCACGTCGGGCGGGCACCTGATGGTCCTGACCGGCTTCGACCCGCAGGGCAACCCGGTCCTGAACGACCCCGCCGCGCCCAGCGACGCCCTCGTCCGCCGCACGTACCCGCGCGCCGCGTTCGAGCGCCTGTGGCTGGGCCACTCCGGCGGCGTCGCGTACCTGATCACGCCCCGCTGA
- a CDS encoding PulJ/GspJ family protein translates to MKRNSAAAGLTLIEVLVALAIFTVLSVAVLGSLPTLFKVNRSNQNDQAVTVAAKAFMESVRTNLSTRAAFDAGVLPAAPDTSLMGGLTCTPTQSNPVPTWVTLTGSPQVRRVTLTCEGSGQPTYTFTLDVGRPAS, encoded by the coding sequence ATGAAACGGAATTCTGCGGCGGCGGGTCTGACCCTGATCGAGGTGCTGGTGGCCCTGGCGATCTTCACGGTGCTGTCGGTCGCGGTGCTGGGCTCGCTGCCCACACTGTTCAAGGTCAACCGCAGCAATCAGAACGATCAGGCGGTGACGGTGGCCGCCAAGGCGTTCATGGAGTCGGTGCGGACCAATCTCAGCACGCGCGCGGCGTTCGATGCCGGCGTGCTGCCGGCCGCCCCGGACACCAGTCTGATGGGCGGCCTGACTTGCACGCCCACGCAGTCGAACCCCGTGCCGACCTGGGTGACCCTGACCGGTTCGCCTCAGGTGCGGCGCGTCACGCTGACCTGCGAGGGGAGTGGGCAGCCCACGTACACGTTCACGCTGGATGTCGGGCGGCCCGCGTCATGA
- a CDS encoding P1 family peptidase, whose product MTPNLTLTGIPGVRVGHWTHEEARTGCTAILLPPAGAVASASFLGPSPGTREGVLLAPEKKVERIHALLLTGGSAFGLAAASGVVRVLEERGVGHETPWARVPIVPAAVIYDLGVGRADIRPGDAEGEQAARAASSDPVPRGLVGAGTGATAGKYLGRGAVPGGLGSVLLERHGVRVGALAVVNPIGDVLDERGGVLAGPGVGPGAAAFTPGDAENTTLVAVVTEHALSKAECRRLADAAQAALARVIHPSHTFWDGDSAFMVSTGALPAADPMLLGALVQEAVCAAVRDAVRCSNPASPEQHGV is encoded by the coding sequence ATGACCCCGAACCTCACCCTGACCGGTATCCCTGGCGTGCGCGTGGGCCACTGGACGCACGAGGAGGCCCGCACGGGCTGCACCGCGATCCTGCTGCCCCCGGCGGGCGCGGTGGCGTCCGCGTCGTTCCTGGGCCCCAGCCCCGGCACGCGCGAGGGCGTGCTGCTCGCCCCGGAGAAGAAGGTCGAACGCATTCACGCGCTGCTCCTGACGGGCGGGAGTGCCTTCGGGCTCGCGGCGGCGTCGGGCGTGGTGCGGGTGCTGGAGGAACGAGGCGTGGGGCACGAGACGCCCTGGGCGCGCGTGCCGATCGTGCCCGCCGCCGTGATCTACGACCTGGGCGTGGGCCGCGCGGACATCCGCCCCGGCGACGCCGAGGGAGAACAGGCGGCCCGCGCGGCCAGCAGTGACCCGGTGCCGCGCGGGCTGGTCGGGGCGGGCACCGGGGCGACCGCCGGGAAGTACCTGGGCCGGGGTGCCGTGCCGGGCGGGTTGGGCAGCGTCCTGCTGGAACGCCACGGGGTGCGGGTGGGGGCGCTGGCCGTTGTGAACCCCATCGGGGACGTGCTGGACGAGCGGGGCGGCGTGCTGGCCGGGCCGGGTGTCGGGCCGGGCGCGGCGGCGTTCACGCCGGGCGACGCGGAGAACACCACGCTCGTCGCGGTCGTCACCGAGCACGCCCTGAGCAAGGCCGAGTGCCGTCGGCTGGCGGACGCGGCGCAGGCGGCCCTGGCGCGCGTCATTCACCCCAGTCACACCTTCTGGGACGGGGACAGCGCGTTCATGGTCAGCACGGGGGCGCTTCCGGCGGCCGACCCCATGCTGCTGGGCGCCCTGGTGCAGGAGGCGGTGTGCGCGGCGGTGCGGGACGCGGTGCGCTGCTCGAATCCAGCCTCGCCTGAACAGCATGGTGTGTAA
- a CDS encoding DUF421 domain-containing protein: MSAEIIPFDWGRMLLGDVPPLFLLEIVFRTTVIFGWLLLLLRFTGKRGLAQLSPLELAIVIGLGSAAGDPMFYPEVPLLHAMLVLALVVGMQSLMARLVIRSERVETFMEGVPVELVRDGVLSGDALHRANLSREDLFERLRAQGVRQLGEVQRAYFEQDGNLTVFTHDHDAPPGLPVVPPWDLEPPSPVAPGEMVTGPLACLGCGATRDNPEQQDAGALDRCACGSERFTRATTDPLAGSGDGAAARDGGGRGALAGRR; the protein is encoded by the coding sequence GTGAGCGCTGAGATCATCCCCTTCGACTGGGGGCGGATGCTGCTGGGCGACGTGCCGCCGCTGTTCCTGCTGGAGATCGTCTTCCGCACCACCGTCATCTTCGGGTGGCTGCTGCTGCTGCTGCGCTTCACAGGCAAACGCGGCCTCGCGCAGCTCAGCCCGCTGGAACTGGCCATCGTGATCGGGCTGGGTTCCGCCGCCGGGGACCCCATGTTCTACCCCGAGGTGCCGCTGCTGCACGCCATGCTGGTGCTGGCGCTGGTGGTGGGGATGCAGTCCCTGATGGCCCGACTGGTGATCCGCAGCGAGCGCGTGGAGACCTTCATGGAGGGCGTACCGGTAGAACTCGTCCGGGACGGCGTCCTGAGCGGCGACGCCCTGCACCGCGCGAACCTCAGCCGCGAGGATCTGTTCGAACGCCTGCGCGCCCAGGGCGTGCGGCAACTGGGCGAGGTGCAGCGCGCCTACTTCGAGCAGGACGGCAACCTCACCGTGTTCACCCACGACCACGACGCGCCCCCCGGCCTGCCGGTCGTGCCCCCCTGGGACCTGGAACCCCCGTCGCCCGTGGCTCCCGGAGAGATGGTCACGGGACCGCTGGCCTGCCTGGGCTGCGGCGCCACCCGCGACAACCCGGAACAGCAGGACGCCGGCGCGCTGGACCGCTGCGCGTGCGGCAGTGAACGCTTCACGCGGGCCACCACCGACCCGCTGGCCGGAAGTGGCGACGGTGCCGCCGCCCGCGACGGCGGAGGGCGGGGCGCCCTGGCCGGACGCCGCTGA
- a CDS encoding GNAT family N-acetyltransferase, translating to MSDPATRLAHAEAAAHGRGGTRERFGPLVAAYHGPDLPLNSAWHDGSAPLTEADLLAFEAFSTAHGAPATLHLLAPSVNEALPLLTARGYALTYVLHAYTHDLRDLPPAPTLDVRRSDDPDGWAAHSALGFGPGSEPIMRVVAHLPGTQLYQAHVDGQVAGTAALGLTEGVAALFGTSTLPGRRGLGAQTALLAARLHAAHAQGAELASVFATPGSASERNIRRAGFRLTTLRLTFTRNS from the coding sequence ATGAGCGACCCCGCCACCCGACTGGCCCACGCCGAGGCCGCCGCCCACGGCCGGGGCGGCACCCGCGAACGATTCGGCCCGCTGGTCGCTGCGTACCACGGCCCGGACCTGCCGTTGAACAGCGCGTGGCACGACGGCAGCGCGCCTCTCACGGAAGCGGACCTGCTGGCCTTCGAGGCGTTCAGTACCGCGCACGGCGCGCCCGCCACGCTGCACCTCCTCGCCCCCAGCGTGAACGAGGCCCTGCCGCTGCTGACCGCGCGCGGGTACGCCCTGACGTACGTGCTGCACGCCTACACGCACGACCTGCGCGACCTCCCCCCGGCCCCCACCCTGGACGTGCGCCGCAGCGACGATCCGGACGGCTGGGCGGCACACTCCGCGCTTGGTTTCGGTCCCGGCAGCGAGCCCATCATGCGGGTCGTGGCGCACCTGCCCGGCACGCAGCTGTATCAGGCGCACGTGGACGGGCAGGTTGCCGGAACCGCCGCGCTGGGCCTGACAGAAGGCGTCGCGGCGCTGTTCGGCACCTCCACCCTGCCCGGCCGCCGGGGTCTGGGCGCGCAGACCGCGCTGCTCGCCGCGCGCCTGCACGCAGCCCACGCTCAGGGCGCAGAGCTGGCCAGCGTGTTCGCCACGCCCGGCAGCGCCAGCGAACGCAACATCCGGCGCGCCGGATTCCGGCTGACCACCCTGCGCCTGACCTTCACGCGGAACAGTTAG
- a CDS encoding pilus assembly PilX N-terminal domain-containing protein, translating into MNPARGRRLDGHDRGVALVVTLLFTGIVLLIIVSTTATLVTGSRSGGAEERRAYQALLSAESGLNTVMVRVNRRLTTTPYTGTTKAQLQTWLDGLASQPEASLFPTMTFTALDAGRFTAEARGATGNAVKVALQDYRLTSVSLPAGLRVRAALTSLPQINANGSALISGQANRGTVTTLAGSGLNASVGASQVTVTVSDSSGLIAGDYVQIPPGAAGRTFRVDSVAGSQVTLTSVPASLSSAAAYAAGTEVDLMLNAAAKTTTSVTDPLTQQVSNASDFTVGETVTVGTYTAKVTQISGSGSTPDQLTLDWISGQPAAIPEGTPILRDVAAMRSAQGISVKTNDNSLDNFTMDGGKDCTETAKKAVSCEGADDPLLNSSSAEAFFTQQIMGLTDAQLDDRVPLTLPDASGSFPPMTNAVRRIRAQDFDAALKNTTSSGVLIVDGDISSNVNGHTTFNGFIYFRGNQGGKFNGSLTVNGAIAVRGGPIEGLTSEDATTDITGNLTVKFDAVKLRQWLLTSQGGWNTSETQGTWRQR; encoded by the coding sequence ATGAACCCTGCGCGCGGAAGACGACTCGACGGGCACGACCGTGGCGTGGCGCTGGTCGTGACCCTCCTGTTCACGGGCATCGTGCTGCTGATCATCGTCAGCACCACCGCCACGCTGGTAACTGGCTCCCGCAGCGGCGGCGCGGAGGAGCGGCGCGCCTACCAGGCCCTGCTGTCCGCAGAGAGCGGACTGAACACCGTGATGGTCCGCGTCAATCGCCGCCTGACCACCACGCCCTACACCGGCACCACCAAGGCGCAGCTGCAGACCTGGCTGGACGGCCTGGCCAGCCAGCCGGAGGCCAGTCTCTTCCCCACCATGACCTTCACGGCACTCGACGCCGGCCGCTTCACGGCCGAGGCGCGCGGAGCCACCGGCAACGCCGTCAAGGTGGCCCTGCAGGACTACCGGCTGACCTCCGTGTCCCTGCCGGCCGGCCTGCGCGTCCGGGCAGCCCTGACGTCCCTGCCGCAGATCAACGCCAACGGCAGCGCCCTGATCAGCGGTCAGGCCAACCGCGGCACCGTCACCACACTGGCCGGGAGCGGCCTGAACGCTTCGGTCGGCGCCAGTCAGGTGACCGTCACCGTCTCCGACTCCAGCGGCCTGATCGCGGGCGACTACGTGCAGATTCCCCCCGGCGCTGCCGGGCGAACGTTCCGCGTCGACAGCGTCGCCGGCAGTCAGGTCACGCTGACCAGCGTGCCCGCCAGCCTGAGCAGCGCGGCGGCCTACGCCGCAGGAACGGAGGTGGACCTGATGCTCAATGCCGCCGCGAAGACCACCACCAGCGTCACCGATCCGCTGACGCAGCAGGTTTCGAACGCCTCGGACTTCACGGTCGGGGAGACGGTCACGGTCGGGACCTACACCGCGAAGGTCACGCAGATCAGCGGCAGCGGCAGCACGCCCGATCAGCTGACCCTCGACTGGATTTCCGGGCAGCCCGCCGCCATCCCGGAAGGCACCCCCATTCTCCGGGACGTGGCCGCCATGCGCAGCGCACAGGGCATCAGCGTGAAAACCAACGACAATTCACTGGACAACTTCACAATGGACGGCGGGAAGGACTGCACCGAGACCGCGAAGAAAGCCGTGAGCTGCGAGGGCGCCGATGATCCCCTGCTGAACAGCAGCAGCGCTGAGGCGTTCTTCACCCAGCAGATCATGGGCCTGACCGACGCGCAGCTCGATGACCGCGTGCCCCTCACCCTGCCCGATGCGTCCGGGTCGTTCCCTCCCATGACGAACGCCGTGCGCCGCATCCGCGCGCAGGATTTCGACGCCGCCCTGAAGAACACCACCTCCAGCGGCGTGCTGATCGTGGACGGCGACATCAGCTCCAATGTCAACGGCCACACCACCTTCAACGGCTTCATCTACTTCCGGGGCAACCAGGGCGGCAAGTTCAACGGTTCCCTGACCGTCAACGGCGCGATCGCCGTGCGCGGCGGCCCCATCGAGGGCCTCACGTCGGAGGACGCCACCACCGACATCACCGGCAACCTGACCGTGAAGTTCGATGCCGTGAAGTTACGCCAGTGGCTGCTGACGTCGCAGGGCGGCTGGAACACCTCGGAAACGCAGGGCACCTGGAGGCAGCGGTGA
- a CDS encoding NUDIX hydrolase, with amino-acid sequence MTYIRDLRARTGPMPLILSGVCALLLHGEEVLLQRRGDTGGWGTPGGLSEPGESLEDTLRREVQEETGLTVLDPLLFTVVSGPDTFVRLPNGDEFYQVSAAYVVRRWEGVPRADGLKGLELRFWSLDALPDGLGPVDRAALAQLRTCVGVR; translated from the coding sequence GTGACGTACATCCGCGACCTGCGCGCACGCACCGGCCCGATGCCGCTGATCCTTTCCGGTGTGTGCGCGCTGCTCCTGCATGGCGAGGAGGTCCTGCTGCAACGGCGCGGTGACACCGGCGGGTGGGGCACGCCCGGCGGCCTGAGCGAACCCGGCGAGTCCCTGGAGGACACCCTGCGCCGTGAGGTCCAAGAGGAGACTGGCCTGACCGTGCTAGACCCCCTCCTGTTCACGGTGGTCAGCGGGCCGGACACCTTCGTGCGCCTGCCGAACGGGGACGAGTTCTATCAGGTGTCCGCCGCGTACGTGGTGCGCCGCTGGGAGGGCGTGCCCCGCGCGGACGGGCTGAAGGGCCTCGAATTGCGCTTCTGGTCGCTGGACGCCCTGCCGGATGGTCTGGGTCCAGTGGACCGCGCCGCGCTGGCGCAGCTGCGGACCTGCGTGGGCGTGCGCTAA
- a CDS encoding 2Fe-2S iron-sulfur cluster-binding protein, giving the protein MTQGNVTVQVQGFGEIQAHEGERLVLALERGGVDVLHRCGGVARCTTCRVSFQEGEPDAMTAAEFDKLTEKGLLGEARLSCQIECTAGMSVTPLQTASSSGLEPGKAPAEQIEPEPIWTTRPGASTEG; this is encoded by the coding sequence ATGACTCAAGGGAACGTGACGGTGCAGGTGCAGGGCTTCGGGGAGATCCAGGCGCACGAGGGCGAACGGCTGGTGCTGGCGCTGGAGCGCGGCGGGGTGGATGTCCTGCACCGCTGCGGGGGCGTGGCGCGCTGCACGACGTGCCGCGTGAGCTTCCAGGAGGGCGAGCCGGACGCCATGACCGCCGCCGAGTTCGACAAGCTGACCGAGAAGGGCCTGCTGGGCGAGGCGAGGTTGTCCTGCCAGATCGAGTGCACGGCGGGCATGAGCGTCACGCCGCTGCAGACCGCCAGCAGCAGCGGCCTGGAGCCCGGCAAGGCCCCCGCGGAGCAGATCGAGCCCGAGCCGATCTGGACCACCCGCCCCGGCGCGTCCACCGAGGGCTGA
- a CDS encoding NUDIX domain-containing protein: MSRDGCICDLHALIGPRPSNLIGVAALITDPHGHLLLARRVNADRWGLIAGLSELGESPDATLRREVHEESRLTVTDARLIDLLGPAQLSEAPNGDQFYAYTAAYRVTGWHGTPQPDGHELADLRFFPRADLPHLPLTGLGHAALAWTA, encoded by the coding sequence ATGAGCAGAGATGGCTGCATTTGCGACCTGCACGCGCTGATCGGTCCGCGCCCCAGCAACCTGATCGGCGTCGCCGCGCTGATCACCGATCCGCACGGGCACCTGCTGCTCGCGCGGCGCGTGAACGCCGACCGCTGGGGCCTCATCGCGGGCCTCAGTGAACTGGGCGAATCACCGGACGCCACCCTGCGCCGCGAGGTCCACGAGGAGAGCCGCCTGACCGTCACCGACGCCCGGCTGATCGACCTGCTCGGCCCCGCGCAGCTCAGCGAGGCCCCGAACGGCGACCAGTTCTACGCGTACACCGCCGCGTACCGCGTGACCGGCTGGCACGGCACCCCGCAGCCCGACGGGCACGAACTCGCCGACCTGCGTTTCTTCCCCCGCGCCGACCTCCCTCACCTGCCGCTGACCGGCCTGGGCCACGCCGCACTCGCGTGGACCGCGTGA
- a CDS encoding pilus assembly FimT family protein: MRGSPAAGFTLLELLIVIAIVGILAAVGFGGFQRWRASSAVLEGTQVFTQAVGAARTGAKRLNACQDVSLTVGTASPSLTLKTYATSACSGTPTTRVLPLPAGVQASLSSGVNSLQFRAPYGSTDAAAAEFTVFWAATPGVQRTVRVTGIFGKVIVQ; the protein is encoded by the coding sequence GTGAGGGGGAGCCCGGCCGCCGGTTTCACGCTGCTGGAACTGCTGATCGTGATCGCCATCGTGGGCATCCTGGCCGCCGTGGGTTTCGGCGGATTCCAGCGCTGGCGGGCCAGCAGCGCTGTCCTGGAGGGCACGCAGGTGTTCACGCAGGCCGTGGGCGCCGCCCGCACCGGCGCCAAACGACTGAACGCCTGCCAGGACGTCAGTCTGACCGTGGGCACGGCCAGTCCCTCACTGACCCTCAAGACCTACGCCACCAGCGCGTGCAGTGGCACGCCCACCACGCGCGTGCTGCCGCTGCCAGCCGGCGTGCAGGCCAGCCTGAGCAGCGGCGTGAACAGTCTGCAGTTCCGGGCGCCCTACGGTTCGACCGACGCGGCGGCAGCGGAATTCACCGTGTTCTGGGCCGCGACGCCCGGCGTGCAGCGGACGGTCCGCGTGACCGGCATCTTCGGGAAGGTGATCGTGCAATGA
- a CDS encoding response regulator, whose amino-acid sequence MNPADITPPITVLVVDDSVSVRKALERILAPQGYQIRMADSAESALDTLDPLPDLVLADILMPGMSGLELTRIMNDRGMNVPVMLMSGIVDEVTQRDAQAAGARGVLRKPFTPAELLPAIEPQVQAALAARAQRDGVPVAAAPAPAPAFAGASAPASAPTFSPATVSQAPVSPAPAAAAAPASAQTGPLAGLSTVAGVDGAVLYNADGERLAQFGPELPESFAMYARFMVTAAATASHHLNRGDLSGIVLSYAGQTLLLSPHRDGQLVTLLRSGDAASGVQGWQASQLN is encoded by the coding sequence ATGAACCCAGCCGATATCACCCCCCCCATTACCGTCCTGGTCGTGGACGATTCCGTCAGTGTCCGCAAGGCGCTGGAACGCATCCTCGCCCCGCAGGGCTACCAGATCCGCATGGCCGACAGCGCCGAGAGCGCCCTCGACACCCTCGACCCCCTCCCGGACCTCGTGCTGGCGGACATCCTGATGCCCGGCATGAGCGGACTGGAACTGACCCGCATCATGAACGACCGCGGCATGAACGTTCCCGTGATGCTCATGAGCGGCATCGTGGACGAGGTCACCCAGCGCGACGCGCAGGCCGCCGGGGCGCGCGGCGTGCTGCGCAAACCCTTCACCCCCGCCGAACTGCTGCCCGCCATCGAGCCGCAGGTGCAGGCTGCCCTGGCTGCCCGCGCGCAGCGTGACGGCGTGCCCGTCGCCGCCGCGCCGGCCCCCGCCCCGGCGTTCGCGGGTGCGTCCGCTCCCGCCAGCGCCCCGACCTTCTCTCCGGCCACGGTTTCCCAGGCACCCGTCTCCCCGGCGCCCGCCGCTGCTGCGGCCCCGGCGTCCGCGCAGACCGGACCGCTGGCGGGCCTGAGCACCGTGGCGGGCGTCGATGGGGCCGTGCTGTACAACGCCGACGGCGAGCGTCTCGCCCAGTTCGGGCCGGAACTGCCCGAGAGCTTCGCCATGTACGCCCGCTTCATGGTCACCGCGGCCGCCACCGCCAGCCACCACCTGAACCGCGGCGACCTGAGCGGCATTGTCCTCAGCTACGCCGGGCAGACCCTGCTCCTGAGCCCCCACCGCGACGGCCAGCTGGTCACGCTGCTGCGCAGCGGCGACGCCGCGTCCGGCGTGCAGGGCTGGCAGGCGTCCCAGCTGAACTGA
- a CDS encoding adenine deaminase gives MVGTGEGLDRRRLVRVARGEERGDLLVRGARVVQPATREVFEADVLVADGRVAALGGGFQAERVVEARGAFLAPGFIDGHVHIESSLLTPAGFAGAVLTRGTTGVVAEPHELVNVLGAGGLEWMLAAGRSSGLRVWASAPSCVPASAFERGGAVIGAEETARMLRVPGVLGLAEMMNYPGVLGGDQGVWDVLEAGRASGLRLDGHASGVRGRDLMGYAAAGLHSDHEATTPEEARERLRAGLWLMVREGSAARNLAALLPVLRDRPRRAMLVSDDVSVDELLELGHLDRLLRLCVAGRLHPADALALVTCNPAEYWGLHDVGLVAPGYHADFVLLRDLQDFEVLETFVGGQEARAGSVTPPLPGGGVNLGAGWAAATFEVPAHWPVMQVSADQITTGVGAPGSGDARLVVADRYGRGEWSACWTSGTGLRGATLGISVLHDAHHAAFLGGTDDDVRAAGRALEALGGGIVLVSGGEVRAQLPLPFAGLMTDLPPAQAAEALGRVTAACRAHGCVLPYPVTTLAFLGLTVIPALKLTPRGLLDVAAWRLLAR, from the coding sequence ATGGTTGGAACCGGTGAAGGGCTGGATCGGCGTCGTCTGGTGCGCGTGGCGCGCGGCGAGGAGCGGGGGGACCTGCTGGTGCGCGGCGCGCGGGTGGTGCAGCCTGCCACGCGCGAGGTGTTCGAAGCGGACGTGCTGGTCGCGGATGGGCGCGTGGCGGCGCTGGGCGGCGGGTTCCAGGCGGAGAGGGTGGTGGAGGCGCGCGGGGCGTTTCTGGCGCCGGGGTTCATCGACGGGCACGTGCACATCGAGTCGAGTCTGCTGACTCCGGCGGGCTTCGCGGGGGCGGTGCTGACGCGCGGCACGACCGGGGTGGTGGCCGAACCGCACGAGCTGGTGAACGTCCTGGGCGCGGGGGGCCTGGAGTGGATGCTCGCGGCGGGCCGGTCGTCGGGGCTGCGGGTGTGGGCGTCGGCGCCGTCGTGCGTGCCCGCCAGTGCGTTCGAGCGGGGGGGCGCGGTGATCGGCGCCGAGGAGACGGCGCGGATGCTGCGCGTGCCGGGCGTGCTGGGCCTCGCGGAGATGATGAACTACCCGGGCGTGCTGGGCGGCGATCAGGGCGTGTGGGACGTGCTGGAGGCCGGTCGGGCGTCGGGCCTGCGGCTGGACGGGCACGCGTCGGGCGTGCGGGGCCGCGACCTGATGGGCTACGCGGCGGCCGGGCTGCACTCGGATCACGAGGCGACGACGCCCGAGGAGGCCCGCGAGCGCCTGCGCGCCGGGCTGTGGCTGATGGTCCGTGAGGGCTCGGCGGCGCGGAACCTCGCCGCGCTGCTGCCGGTGCTGCGCGACCGCCCGCGCCGCGCGATGCTGGTCAGTGACGACGTCAGCGTGGACGAACTCCTGGAACTGGGGCACCTGGACCGCCTGCTGCGCCTGTGCGTCGCGGGCAGGCTGCACCCGGCGGACGCGCTTGCGCTGGTCACCTGCAACCCGGCCGAGTACTGGGGCCTGCACGACGTGGGTCTGGTCGCGCCGGGGTACCACGCGGACTTCGTGCTGCTGCGCGACCTGCAGGACTTCGAGGTGCTGGAGACCTTCGTGGGCGGTCAGGAGGCCCGCGCGGGTTCCGTCACCCCTCCCCTGCCGGGCGGCGGCGTGAACCTGGGGGCCGGGTGGGCGGCGGCGACCTTCGAGGTCCCCGCCCACTGGCCGGTCATGCAGGTCAGCGCGGATCAGATCACGACCGGGGTGGGCGCGCCGGGCAGCGGGGACGCGCGGCTGGTCGTCGCGGACCGCTACGGGCGCGGCGAGTGGTCGGCCTGCTGGACGTCCGGCACCGGGCTGCGCGGCGCGACGCTGGGCATCAGCGTGCTGCACGACGCGCACCACGCGGCGTTCCTGGGCGGCACGGACGACGACGTGCGCGCGGCGGGCCGGGCCCTGGAGGCGCTGGGCGGCGGGATCGTGCTCGTGTCGGGCGGCGAGGTCCGCGCGCAGCTGCCCCTGCCGTTCGCGGGCCTGATGACGGACCTGCCCCCCGCGCAGGCAGCGGAGGCGCTGGGACGCGTGACGGCCGCGTGCCGCGCGCACGGCTGCGTGCTGCCGTACCCGGTCACCACCCTGGCGTTCCTGGGCCTGACGGTCATCCCCGCACTGAAGCTCACGCCGCGCGGCCTGCTGGACGTTGCGGCGTGGCGGCTGCTGGCGCGCTGA